A genomic stretch from Arachis stenosperma cultivar V10309 chromosome 3, arast.V10309.gnm1.PFL2, whole genome shotgun sequence includes:
- the LOC130968403 gene encoding ras-related protein Rab11A: protein MASGGGGGYGDGNQKIDYVFKVVLIGDSAVGKSQILARFARNEFSLDSKSTIGVEFQTRTLVIDHKSVKAQIWDTAGQERYRAVTSAYYRGAVGAMLVYDITKRQTFEHIPRWLEELRNHADKNIVIILIGNKSDLQSQRDVPTEDAKEFAEKEGLFFLETSALESTNVETAFMTVLTEIYNIVNKKTLAADESQGNGNPASLAGKKIIIPGPAQEIPAKKTMCCQSS, encoded by the exons ATGGCGAGTGGTGGAGGTGGTGGTTATGGAGATGGAAACCAGAAAATAGACTATGTGTTCAAGGTGGTGCTGATTGGTGACTCAGCGGTTGGAAAATCGCAGATACTTGCACGGTTCGCGAGGAACGAGTTCAGCTTGGACTCCAAGTCCACCATCGGAGTTGAATTCCAGACGCGAACTCTCGTCATCGATCATAAGAGCGTCAAGGCTCAGATCTGGGACACTGCTGGTCAAGAACG ATACAGAGCTGTTACAAGTGCATACTACAGGGGTGCTGTTGGGGCAATGTTGGTTTATGACATAACCAAACGTCAGACCTTTGAACACATCCCCCGGTGGCTGGAAGAACTGCGCAACCATGCCGACAAGAATATAGTCATCATTCTTATAGGAAACAAAAGTGATCTTCAGAGTCAGCGGGATGTCCCCACCGAAGATGCAAAAGAATTTGCCGAGAAAGAAGGCTTGTTTTTCTTGGAGACCTCGGCTCTGGAATCAACAAATGTTGAAACAGCCTTCATGACTGTCCTGACAGAAATCTACAACATTGTCAACAAGAAGACCCTAGCTGCGGACGAAAGTCAAGGAAATGGGAACCCCGCATCTTTGGCTGGCAAGAAGATTATTATTCCTGGCCCTGCACAGGAAATCCCAGCTAAAAAGACCATGTGTTGTCAGTCTTCCTGA